A region from the Benincasa hispida cultivar B227 chromosome 12, ASM972705v1, whole genome shotgun sequence genome encodes:
- the LOC120067692 gene encoding protein RALF-like 33 produces the protein MGISRVSSLLAAVAILAAHFLISSATAVDFSGDHKLLFVPTKSECRGSIAECFLAGNDDDSAFGMEFVMDSEINRRILATTRYISYGALRRNNVPCSRRGASYYNCRPGAQANPYTRGCNAITRCRS, from the coding sequence ATGGGAATCTCACGCGTTTCTTCTCTCCTCGCCGCCGTCGCCATTCTCGCCGCTCATTTTCTGATCTCATCAGCGACGGCCGTTGATTTCTCCGGCGACCATAAGCTTCTCTTCGTTCCTACCAAATCCGAGTGCCGAGGCTCAATCGCCGAGTGTTTTCTCGCCGGAAACGACGACGATTCCGCCTTCGGAATGGAGTTCGTGATGGATTCTGAGATCAATCGCCGAATTCTAGCAACTACTCGTTACATAAGCTACGGCGCTCTGAGGAGGAACAACGTTCCCTGCTCTCGTCGTGGCGCTTCTTACTACAACTGCAGACCAGGTGCTCAGGCGAATCCTTACACCCGTGGTTGCAACGCCATTACTCGCTGCCGGAGTTAA